From the Diachasmimorpha longicaudata isolate KC_UGA_2023 chromosome 15, iyDiaLong2, whole genome shotgun sequence genome, the window ATAATTAGCTGCAGAAAAGGTCCCTCGACGctgtcaaatattttcataaaacttTAATTTTGTCAAATGTTTATGTTAATCCAAAAAGCTTTTCCTTgttcattcaaaaaaatactgtCTCAAGATTTTAAAGTTCTCAAAATAATATCTGAAAAAGGCTTAGTTTGAAGGTTGAAGTTCTCCAATTGCGAGCCATCAAGCTCTCAATTAGGGACTCAAGCCCTCGACTTAAGCCTCTTCGGTCCCATGCTGAGAGCCCGAGGATTTAAAGTTGAATTTAAGACTCAACGTGACAGTTTCAAATCCGTCCACTCCACCACTGAATCctccaaaagaaaaaaaactcaaaaagtCGTCATAACTAACAGCAAAGAAAgtcaaattgaattgaaatcgTAAACAAACTTAATAATTAAAACTTACAACCCTGCAGAAGACGAAAGAGAATTAAAGGAAACATGAATAGCAAAAAAAGAAgaatgatgaatgaaaaatcacagTCTATATATGAGTATAATCAAAACGTGGATGAATGCTGTACTGATCAAGGCCCTTTCCATATCCAAGTGCCTTAGCAGCTTCCTCCTGATTCTTAGCCAGCTCCATAAGTGCCAGAGCGCCCAGCCACTTCTGATTGTCCTCTGGTGGAGGCAAACCGATGGCTTCCTCATCCTGCCTCACAACAACCACCTTCACCTTAGTTTCCTCCGGAATTCTCTGGCCACTTCTCATGACTTCACTCTTGTTCGATCCAGCTAGCATGAGAACAGTGGGTCTTAGTTCATTCTCCACCTGTCTAACCGGCTTCAGCATCTCCAATGACTCCTCACAACTGCCTCCCCCATTAGCGGGCAAGCTGCGACCCCCCCTCCAATCATTAGTCACCTCTGAGTAATTGTTGCCATTGCCATCCACCAGACTATCAGCAGTTCTCTCAGACGAGTTATCAGGAGGAATACAATTATCCCAATTGATCTTCGTCGGATTGTTGTACCTCGCTGCATTCCCCCTCGAGCTCTCAAGGCCGTTATCACTCCCAGAAAACTCAGCATGATTCGACAAATCCCTGACAGTAAATCTGGAGTTGAACAGTCCCATACTCAGTTGATGCTCCTCAGGATTATCAGGATTATCACTGACCCCTTGAGGATCATTTCCCCTTGTGCAGTCCCATCTCAAGGGCTTGGCCAGTTGCTGTTCAAGACAGGCCTCCCGCAGCCAACGTTTCTTCGGCTGAAGCCTGTCCAAGGGTCGTCTCAGTGGTGTTACTGGCAATTTACTGGCAATCGTTGGCTCCTCGTCCTCAGAGTGTTGCAGCACTGAACACGCCTCCGTTGGATCTTCATCGTCCTGACTCTCCTCCTGACTGCTCTGGCTCTCGTTGCAGTACAGCCTCTGATTCGCTGGTTTTCTCACGAGATTCTCCTGTTCACCAGCTGCATCCATCATCAAACCCTTTCGTGATTTCACTCGTTTATGATTCTCCGCGTTGGTTTTCCAGGGCTTCTTTTTCCGGTCCTTTCCTGTTGGAGTTCTGTCCTCACGTTCGCGTGCCATTTTGTAACGCTCTAACCATCGTGTCACATCGTGCGGTAATTCCGTGTTCCCGGAGACTGGCTTCAGGACAAAATCGTCTGAACGGGTTAGGGTTGCGTAGGGATGGTCGGGACAGTGTCGGTTGGCGTGGGTGAATCTCATTTCGCAGCCTGACTCGGTGCACAGAAACGGCTTCTCCCCTGTGTGCAAACGCTGGTGCGTCTTCAACTGTCCGGACTGGGTGAACGCCTTCGTGCAGCCGGGATAATCGCAGGGGTAGGGACGTTCTCCTGAAAAAGACAGTcaattaggaattttttttcataacaaaaaaattatttgtgggGTCAAGTCCAGTCATGCAGTCACttgttgttgaatttttattgatatttggtaatcttcattttattttcatagttTTGAGGAGGTTGAtaccaataataattttatcaatccaaaatatgaaaatattttttcccgatTGTtaggtttaaataaatttaaaacagGATGAcgcaataaatattaatatggTAGAAGTGTTTTATGTTCTTGTCTACACGTGGAGAATGCCAATACTACCAGACACGCTAACCTCATGCGCTTTGTTGTGGTTCCACAACCCCACGTGCTGTGGACTTAAAATCATCTGAAGCTCACACCCCAAAAGccctgaattttcatttatttttatttaaatttcatcattttccaATAGATAACCCCGTACTCCTTCATCTTCTTGATTTTAAAGAGTGAAATCCACCTCCAATTTTCCCCGAATATCTAACTACCGAAAGgagatatcaaaattttcatgaagacattttttacagCCCGCAaatttctctgcaaaaaagGTCTCTACAAAAATCCCACAACTCCCTCACCCCTGGAGATACTTCTCGAAAACTGATATGAGGATTAGATCGACTTGAGTGGTTTCACCGCATCGCTACTGCATTTCGTCCCCAAGCTCCAGAATTTCCACAAAGAAATCCCATCACAACGACATCCTTTGTGTCCCCCACCCCCTGAATTTCCTCAGCCCTGACAAAAGATCCGAAAAAAACCAGAGCAAACCTCTGACGATGTCTTGCAAGCCCACCCCCACGTCccgcaaaaaatgaaaatctcgaCTCGTGTTTTGCACATGCTGAGGTATCCATTTAACAATTTAAAGCGCGCGTGATGGCGGTTGGCGGGACGCGTGACCGTTACTACACACAAAACGAGCCAGCACACGCTGGCTGCCCCCCGAGGCACCTAACCATGCGGTCAATCCACCTCCAAAGCACTTATCAATCCCAAAAGACCAGTCGAAAAAATCCACCACTTGGAAAAAACACAAATTCTCTATCACAATCGCCCGGAGCCACCACCGTCACCAGTTTCATTCACAAAACTCGACTAACAGACCCCAAAATCTCCCACAAACTACCTGTGTGAGTGCGAAGATGTGCCTGGAGGCTCTTCTCCCTGGGGAAGACTCTGTTGCAGAATGTACACTTGATGCTGCTGGGTGACGTGCTCCCCTGTTTCATGAGATTAGTGAGGGCATCGGCTCGAGGACGTCCCCGACGATGGCTCTCTCTCTCCGATCCCCCTGATCTCATGGCACTGCCCTTGATCCCCCCAGTCCCATGATCACGATACTCCGGTGACGAGCACGAGCTTCCAGGGCTCAGATTCACATTCCTCGCCTCCTCGCCCCAGTTCCAGGGGTAGAGCATCGTATCGCACATTGGTGGACTCCTTGGACCCGCGTCCTCAGGACCTCGTGCATCTCTCTGTGGTGTGTGCAACTCCATTGTCTCGAACACTCACTCTCCCCCCACTTCAGCCTCCCCTTGTCACCAAAATTCCCAGCTATTTGTTAACTTTCTCTCGTTAATTGTTGTTAATCAACAATGAATTGTTTCATCAGACGATGTGAACACTAACCACAGCCGCATGCAACTGATTTCAACCGCCAAAATAATGTGGCGCCCCAACGACGCCAACTGGAAACGTGAACAACGCTTTTTGGAACTTGTGTACAGTCTGAGGAGAGATTATGATCATGTCGTTGCCCACTCCATTGTCTTCAACGGCTTCTttctccctcccctcctcaatttccccaattttaattccccattttttcacCCAATTCGAGATTATCATGCGAcaattggaaaaatcaataatacaGCGGTGGAAAAATCGTGCACGTTCGAACACTCGGAATGTACCAAAAATCTATAGTCCAGTCTCTCCGCCGGAGGATGTGAGCGCTGATTGGTCGAGAGGTGAATGCAGTCCAGTTGAAGACTCGCATTAATCCgattcattattaataatcTCGAAATTTACGGAGGAAACCTCTCGAATTCCGAAAAAAATCCTGACTTCACTTCTGATTTAATCCGGAACAATCGCATCGGTTTCGAGATAACTAGAGTAACCGAATAAATAAACTCAGGAAGTTCATAATTCCCGCTGTCGTTGATGGACACCCGCCTTTAGTGCGTCTGGACAAATCGTTTATTTAtacgataattaaaaatagattAGCAAAAAGCTCATCACAGAAACgattcgaatatttttttcgatcaATTGGACCCAGTTAACCCATTAGTAATCGATAAAATCGGGAAAGTGGTGGGGGTATGGGTCGCTGGGTGCAAGACAATGTTGCACGGTCCCTCCTCATAGCGGCGGCAGACCTCGTGGTAGTCGATTCCACGACAACGGCCATATTGGAAATATTGAATGTCTCTGTTACACAAGGGCTCAAAAGTAGCCgtgaaattttctcaaaatccTCGTAATAAAGAGGATACCATCAGCCATGGAGAACTCATACAGTATCACTGtaactaataaattttccctggcACTTGACGAGGACGAGGATCCACTGGAATTGCTGAAAGTGAGGGAGCAGGAGAAAGAGGCtaagaagaaggaaaaattatctgaaaagGAGAATAAGAGCAAGCAACCGGAGCCAACGAAGCCAGCCGGTGTTAAGCCACCAAAACCGCGGGTTATCAAGGACAATCAGGAGCACCAGAAGGTCCAGAAGCCCCAGGAGAACAAGAAGGAACagggtgagtttttttttagagtATTTATGGGTGATGGGACTCGATGCCCGCGGCCTCGTGTTCGCTATTATGGCCGCCAACATGCTCGGGAGAATTTGCACCTCGTGCTCGTGCTGATGC encodes:
- the LOC135169684 gene encoding uncharacterized protein LOC135169684, producing the protein MELHTPQRDARGPEDAGPRSPPMCDTMLYPWNWGEEARNVNLSPGSSCSSPEYRDHGTGGIKGSAMRSGGSERESHRRGRPRADALTNLMKQGSTSPSSIKCTFCNRVFPREKSLQAHLRTHTGERPYPCDYPGCTKAFTQSGQLKTHQRLHTGEKPFLCTESGCEMRFTHANRHCPDHPYATLTRSDDFVLKPVSGNTELPHDVTRWLERYKMAREREDRTPTGKDRKKKPWKTNAENHKRVKSRKGLMMDAAGEQENLVRKPANQRLYCNESQSSQEESQDDEDPTEACSVLQHSEDEEPTIASKLPVTPLRRPLDRLQPKKRWLREACLEQQLAKPLRWDCTRGNDPQGVSDNPDNPEEHQLSMGLFNSRFTVRDLSNHAEFSGSDNGLESSRGNAARYNNPTKINWDNCIPPDNSSERTADSLVDGNGNNYSEVTNDWRGGRSLPANGGGSCEESLEMLKPVRQVENELRPTVLMLAGSNKSEVMRSGQRIPEETKVKVVVVRQDEEAIGLPPPEDNQKWLGALALMELAKNQEEAAKALGYGKGLDQYSIHPRFDYTHI